The DNA sequence CTTCGTTTTGGATCATTTTCCAAACACAAAAATAGGCTTGAAATGCTTTTCAGGGTGACAAAAACTCTGAACAAGCTGAAAAACTTCAGTATGGATTTTGCAATGACTTCTGATAGTGTGCAATAAAAAAACGTAAAAACTGTTGAGTATGAAAACTTGTTTGAAGGATTAATTACTGATCTGGTATGCCCGGAATATATTAAAAGCTTGCATAATCAAACAATtgttgatgtaaatatgtggtataatatatgcatgtatatcaCAGAAAATAAATGTATGTAAGAGCAATTCTtccaaacaatacaaaacaaaatatacatatgtacataatcTTTTTCGTTATAAGAATTCAGTATCGCATAATAATCACACTtaaatttacaaataaaaaTACCGGGTTACGGTTTCTAAAACCCACAAaactttattaaaaatgttgaaACGGTTAATTTTTTTACATGATATTTTTAGTAGAAATTAAGAGATCTTGTTTATAAGCTAGAGGCAAATGTGGACTGCTACAAGTTATGTACTGTAGAATCCACCGTCGTGTTTCCTGGAATAGCCGCCATTGGTGCCAGCGCTGTGGGGGCTCTCTACAGTGACAGGGGAGATAAGTACGGTGGGATTAGTAAGTGAAGAGGGGCAACTCCATCAAACAGGCACCTGACAACCAGACCACAGTTTGAGTTTTATGGGATGAAATATATCCAATACATTTTCTTTAATTAAATTTATTTGTTACATCTTGATATTGAAGGGTCAAAAATAGCTGAGAAATGTTACATTTTTCTCAAATAGTTTAGAAAAAATCTCTGAAATCAAAGTCGATTTTGACAATTCTTTTATGAAGAATTCTGTTCTAGATTCAAATTACTAACTGAACTGTTAATTAAGAAGGTCCAAATCAAACATCTTGATCAAACgaaaattgtttttgttctgaAACATCTGCAgaaaatcagcaaatttcacTCTCAGTTTTAAATTCATTGAAATTTTCTTTCTCTTTTCTCCATCTAATTTTATTGATAGGATTTAATACAAAGGCAGGTTTTCATGTTGTATCCCATTAGACTTCATCAACTGATGGCTGATGGGTGAGATGCTTGGATGAAGGGGGCCAAAGAAAGGAAGTCAGTCAATGCAACTATTGAAAGGAACATTCATTATGAGAATAATTTTACTCCAAACAAACAGAGATTTCACTGAACTTTTTAGGTTTCAAACTATCAAATACATAttgataatgaaacattttgagtatcttttcaaaattttaaatcaaAACTGCTACAAAATTTGTCCTAGTTTTTCACTCATGTCAAAAAAGTTTGAAAGAAGGCACAAAGTTAAAACTAGTTCTACTGACTAGTAGCATCTAGCTCAAAGGGACATTAAGGACAAAGTTCACATTGGAAATAAGTTCTTGAATGTCCATGCAAGTCGTCTACAGCAGTTAGTACTATGAACAGACAAGAAACTGAAAGATGAAGGAGGTTAAATGCAAGAGGTTATCAAAGCCATGGATGTTTGTTACACTGAGCTGCTTGTATCAATCAGTGTGATTAATATACAGCATACCCTGTCTGATGAGGTGACCTTGAAGcattttcagtaatatcatatttcataaaatttcCTGAATAAAGAGTTTACTGTGATTTTTGTTTAGATGATCAAAAATTAgtagtgcttgttgttgattTCATCATGAAGGTGAAAATGCTGGTTTCAGATATACTACTCAAGAATTTTAAAAACACCTGATTTCTGTatggtgatagttattactgccATGGCAATGCAGATTAGTAAATGAGGTTAGTTTTGTGCTGccgttagcaatattctaggaatatcacggcagacaccagaaatgggtttcacaggTACCCAAGAGGGGAATCGATCTTCagtatgacaagcaaacactttaactaccCGACTGCCCTACTGCCTCTCATGACAGTTTAACTAAAGTTGTACATAAAATCAGGTGTTCAGGAGGAAAATGTGTATCCAGCAAATGGATATCTTAAATGATGTGTGGATGTGTCTGGTACAAATTTGCTAGTTTCAGTTAGAGCTCCAGCAAGATACTGGGTGTGGCCAGTTTCAGAAGATGTAAGCAGTCAGACAGAGGATTGTGAGTGTTTAGACAGAAAGAAAATCAAGAGCAAAAAAATCCTCCATCAGGTTTTCTAGAATAGCCtttgtttgttgtctgtgtATGGTGGCTCTCTGAAATAGACATCACAACATCAGCAAATAAAAGTGAAGTGAAGAGAGGTTCAACTTTGTGATCAAAATTACTGCATTCATATCGTGACATGCAAGGTGTGTGAAAGACTGCCTGGACAAGTTTCTGAGAAATTCTGGTTTTATAGTGTTAGCCAACTGAGATACACCTCACAACAATTCAGACATAGATATCACACTCTGTATTTTAACTTTAACCATGTTGGCCTTGGTTTATTATCCCATAAAAATTCATAAACccaaatatattcataaagtatttccaacatacatttcaaaatcaaaactaccaGGTCCTCAGGTCCACCAAAATATGAGATTAAATCTTAACAATTCTGCTCACCCTTGCTTCTTGCTATTTCTAAAACTATCCATAGCACATATCAAACAACATCCTATTTATTTTTAAGACTGTAGTTCctaatgtataaatgtaaacaatcaaaACCATGTCAAAATTTGCAATGAGAAAATCTGAtaaatatatggaaatatttttcttataTTAAAATATGAAGATGTAAATGAAAGACTTGTGAAACTGTTTTTGTAAAATAAAGATACAAATATGGTGATTAGTGTGATGCAAACTATTGTGACATACTGAGAAAGAATTTTCAACTCACCAATTGCATTCTTGATACAGTGGATGCTCTCCCTCTTCGTCTGTTCTGAGATGCTGATCGGATGGTCCATCAAGGGTGCTTCAGGAATCACTACAACTGTTCTGTTCTTTAACACTCTCCTGTAACAAGTTACAAGCTGACATATCCAGTATGGACACACGTATATCACCTAGGGCTGGaacggtttcaaattttctacCCAGATACCCCACTACCTATTCCCTACCCTACCTGGACACCTGTTACGTTCATTCCTGACATTAAATTTGCAAGACATGGCAACCCATTCTTCAGCCCAGAGGCTATAATTTTGAGTTTTTCCATATCtgtattatattcaaaagaGGAGACAgtaaattatgtctaaatcCTCAAAGACAATACCACCTTGTAATCATAAAGGAATGACAGATTACTTTGTTTAATCTCTCAGTCAAATGATCGTAACCAGTCAGTTGTGTTGAGAATACCAGGGTCATTACCCACCCGGCCCGGTTATCTGGGTTACCTGTCCCAGCCCTAATATCAATAGTCTGGACACCAACTGCAGACCTTCTCTTGAAGGTCATTTTGTTCAGCAGCTATGATTTTACTGGTCAGTATCACCAAACAAACTGATCCTAGTCAAAAAAGACTGGCTTTCAGATTGCATTTTCAAGTTAACTAACTGGAGTCCTCAATAATTTCTCAACAAGTATGATAATACAGAAGAATGTCCtttcaaaatgaaagaaattttgaaatgtcctGTTTCGCCGATTATTTCCCTTTAAGCAAGACCCATTTATTTCACGCATGTTTCAGGCATGACTGGTAAGTGGAAAACTGTCATATCATAACCTTTTTATCATATCATTCTGTGCCAGTGTAGTAGCCAGGCAATACAGCTGATATGGATTTTCAGCGCCTGGGCTGATATGCCCGATATACATTTTCTGCTCAAGTGGTCAGTATAGACATGTGCTGATAGCCAGTACTGCATGTGCAATAGTGTCCATATTATTGATAGGTATATGATAAAAGCCATTATAAAACTCTGCTTTAAGATTTATAATAGGATGTAACTATATCAAGTAATCTCAACAGTGACagttaaaagtttatttatattggTCAGGCCTCCATGAAACTGACTTGAATGTTTGCTATTGCTCTGGTCAACACATTCACAGGAAAGGGAAATCTGTGTAGATGTTGTGTGAAATGCTCCTTATGCATGAATCAAGTGAAACAACATTTGTATcagtttccaccagtgatgttagctgacAGAGGCAACAACATTCCATGAAATAGCTAACAGAGCAAAATGAGTTAACAAAGTCAACATTACCAGGCAACTGATGTGAATGAGCGTGGTTACCAAGGGTACAACTGACTTTGAGGAGCCAGACAAGAGTGGCATTGAGACAACAACTCAGTGTGATGTAATGAAAACGTGTACATTCTGCCCTGATACAAAAAGTACTGTCAGTGCCTTTGATTAATTTTATAACTGACCCGTGTTCCCTGCCAAGAGTCTCAGGCTGGAGAAGAGTTTCATTCTTATCCATGAGGAACTCTGCATGATGGTTATATTCTGACTTCAGTACAAAGTCCAGGCTGTCCTGGGGTGCTACAGGGTCGTAGTGTTGAATCTCTCGCCTTGTGCTGCTGAGGGTGTGCTTCGTGTTCAGACGGTTCCAAGGGTCCTGCTTCTGGGCCAGATGTGTTGGAACACCATACGGTTCTTTCTGAAATGGGAGTAAAACACTAGACTTAGATGTATAGAACATTTATCTTACCTACATGTGTGGTTAGTGATAACGGAAATGAATGGGATTTAGATTTTTAAAATCCTTCATGATTTAAACCCAGTCAAAAACATGGAAGTGCACTGAAAAATGGTCTAAGTAAACATAGTCTCAGTATT is a window from the Haliotis asinina isolate JCU_RB_2024 chromosome 9, JCU_Hal_asi_v2, whole genome shotgun sequence genome containing:
- the LOC137296020 gene encoding protein CFAP276-like isoform X2, which translates into the protein MMSLRDPYPFPKLQNDENFAGPRQTMKEPYGVPTHLAQKQDPWNRLNTKHTLSSTRREIQHYDPVAPQDSLDFVLKSEYNHHAEFLMDKNETLLQPETLGREHGRVLKNRTVVVIPEAPLMDHPISISEQTKRESIHCIKNAIESPHSAGTNGGYSRKHDGGFYST
- the LOC137296020 gene encoding protein CFAP276-like isoform X1; this encodes MMSLRDPYPFPKLQNDENFAGPRQTMKEPYGVPTHLAQKQDPWNRLNTKHTLSSTRREIQHYDPVAPQDSLDFVLKSEYNHHAEFLMDKNETLLQPETLGREHGRVLKNRTVVVIPEAPLMDHPISISEQTKRESIHCIKNAIESHHTQTTNKGYSRKPDGGFFCS